The window GCCGATGGTCTTGTCCGCCTCGTCCTTCTCCACGATAACGATCGGCGCCAGCGTGTCCGCCAGCGCTCGCATAGGAATAAAACCGAGAAGACTCACACTGAGCACCAGGGCCGCCGCTCTCATAACGCCCCCTCCCCGGCTGTCGCCGCATCTGGCGAAACGGGCTGCTTCTTACGCAGCTCAGCCACAGCCAGGTCGTCATACAGATTCACCAACGCCAGTTGACTGCGCACGTGATAGCCGTCTATTTCGCGCCAGTGCTGCTGCAACAACTTGACCGCAAGTTGCGACAGTTTCTTGTCATAATCGTTGATTTTACCCGCCAGTTCCCGCTGCATGGCGGAGAATTCTTTCTGCAGGGCCGCCACTTTGCGCAGTTGTGTCTTGTAGAGATCGCCACCCTGATGCAAGCCGCCCTGAACGCTGACAAAATTCTCTTTTAGCTTGTTTAATGCATCATCCAGGTCTCGCAGCGCCAGCAGTTGCAGCGCTTTTTGATCGTCGGAAGCTTCGGCGGCGGACTTGGCCAGCGCATTGCGTTCCGACACCAGTTGATTGAGTTGTTGCGGACGCACTTTTGCAAGCGCCTCAGCGGCGTCCCGTTTCGCCTGACGCGCGCGGCTCTCCAAGGCGGCGGAGAAGATCTCCATGCGTTGCGCGCCATCCTGCAGCGACTGCAGTAAGCCGTGCATTTGCAGCAGTTCTTTGGCGAAGGGAAAGAAATCAGGCTTATCCATCAAATAATGAACAAAGGCAATCTTCGGCGTATTGGTGAGCAGATCCGTGGCCAAATACCATTCCACTTCGCCGTTCTGCAATGGCGCCTGCAGCAGCAAGTCCAGCACGCCTTTTGCATTGATTTCGGTCACGACCTCGTCAACCTGGCGCTTTTCTTTCTCATACACAGCGATGGCTTCCAGATAAGCGTCAATCGCGGTGGCGCGCAGTTTTTCCTGCTCATAACCATAGGCGATGGCCTGGAAGGTCTCCGCCACGCCGGAGGACGTGAGGGCGAATTTTTTGGCCCGATGCCAGGATTGAATGGCAGTGCGATAACGCCCCAGTCCCGCGAACGCCATGCCGTAGTCATAGATCGCCGCCGGCGCTCCGGGACCGGAAGCATGGACGTTCTTCAGGAACGACAGGGCTTTGTTGTAATCTTTGTCCAGCAAAGCAATATGGCCCGCCGCCAACAGGACGCGATCACTCAACTCGCGCCCTTCATAACTGTCGTCAGCCATGGCTGTAGCGACGCGAAGCGCGACCAACGCGCGAGAAGAATCAGGATCATCCGCGGCGTAATTCACTCCCAGGTTATAATAACCATGGGCAGCCCACAGACTTCCCTGGGAGGCCTCGCCGAGAACCTTGGCCGCGTCCTGCGGACGCCGCAATTGCAGGTAGCTGTTCGCCATGTAGTAAAGAGCTTCGTCTTTGCGATCCCGAGCCATCCCTTTCATCGCCCCCGCGAACAACTCCACCGCCTCTCCCCACTCGCCATCGCGATAAGCGAGACGCCCCTTGATCATTTGCGCCTGCTGTTTCACCTCGGGTTCTCTGGCGGTGAATTGCAAATGCTCCAGGAGCGACTCCGCATTACGACGCATACCGAACTCCAGACCGGATTCGATAGCGAGAATATGGTTCAGGTTATGGTATTGATTACCCACATGATTGGAGCCAAGGTGCTCGTTCTCCAACAGCACCAGGGATTGTAGAAAGTCATTGGTGTAATAGTGGAACAGGGCTTCCCGGTGCAGCAATTCGTCAGCGGTTTCTTGCGCCCGCACAGCGCCGGCGAGCATGCACAGGCAATGCAGAATCAAAAGCAGGACGGACATTCGATTCATGGTTGGCGTTACATCCCCTTTCATGACGTTCGACCGTAATCCGCAGCGCTTAGCGCAGCTCTCTGATCAGAAAACGGGGCGTTCTGACGCCGTCGCCCTGCACCCGCAACTCCAGGTATTTAGAGCCATTTTCTTTATTGAAAGACAGTGTCGCCGCTTTTCGCAGGTATTTTTCGCCGGCGCTGCGTCCGTTGAAAACCGCCACCGCCTTGTGCGCGCCCGCAGGCAGGTTCCCCATAAACAGACGTTGCACGCCGCCGCGCTGCAATGCCTGCAGTTCACGCGCGGAGTAGAGGTAGGTGGTCGCCATGTCGCCGTCCAGAGTGAGTTCGACGGAATCCAGCTCAAAACCGACGCTTTCATCTACGGCCAGAAAGAACACCACTTGCGTGTCGATGGGATACAGGACTTCTTCCTGCAGTTTATATAACTCGCGGTTGAGTTCGATGACGCGTTGCTTGAGGGCTTCCATATCCCGCTCGGTTGCGGCGCTATGAGCCTGGGAGGAAATGACGAATGTCAGTATGTGCAACGCTGTAATGATTATTCTTGGAATTATTCGCAAAGCCTTCATCCTCAATACCCTTGTGAGAGCCGAACTCTCGGGTGAACGCAGAAAGAGACGAAAGCCATGGTAGCACCGGGTCGCCAGCGATAGTGTGAACTCGATTCACCAAACTACACAAATGTTTACAAAACGAGACATGGTTAGCGTTCGCAACTGACGCCTGATTCGCCAGCGCCGCGCAATAACGCAAGCAATAGAAGGAAAAGTAATGGAAGGTGCGCCGTCCTGCGACGGCGCGTAAAGAAAGCCGGTAAAGAATTACTTGCTCAGGTACTTCATACCCTGCTCCAGCCCGTCGATGGTGAGCGGATACATATGCTGGTTGACCAACTGACGGGTGATTTCCAACGACCCACCCATGCCCCAGTAGTCCTTGGGATACGGGTTCAGCCAGATCACCTTGTCAAACTTATCCGTCACCCGTTGCATCCAGACCGCCCCGGCCTCTTCATTCCAATGCTCAATACTGCCGCCGGGATGGGTGATCTCATAAGGCGCCATACTGGCGTCGCCTACAAAAATCACCCGGTAATCCGATGCGTATTTATGCAGTATGTCCC is drawn from Hahella sp. KA22 and contains these coding sequences:
- a CDS encoding tetratricopeptide repeat protein, coding for MKGDVTPTMNRMSVLLLILHCLCMLAGAVRAQETADELLHREALFHYYTNDFLQSLVLLENEHLGSNHVGNQYHNLNHILAIESGLEFGMRRNAESLLEHLQFTAREPEVKQQAQMIKGRLAYRDGEWGEAVELFAGAMKGMARDRKDEALYYMANSYLQLRRPQDAAKVLGEASQGSLWAAHGYYNLGVNYAADDPDSSRALVALRVATAMADDSYEGRELSDRVLLAAGHIALLDKDYNKALSFLKNVHASGPGAPAAIYDYGMAFAGLGRYRTAIQSWHRAKKFALTSSGVAETFQAIAYGYEQEKLRATAIDAYLEAIAVYEKEKRQVDEVVTEINAKGVLDLLLQAPLQNGEVEWYLATDLLTNTPKIAFVHYLMDKPDFFPFAKELLQMHGLLQSLQDGAQRMEIFSAALESRARQAKRDAAEALAKVRPQQLNQLVSERNALAKSAAEASDDQKALQLLALRDLDDALNKLKENFVSVQGGLHQGGDLYKTQLRKVAALQKEFSAMQRELAGKINDYDKKLSQLAVKLLQQHWREIDGYHVRSQLALVNLYDDLAVAELRKKQPVSPDAATAGEGAL